A window from Lactiplantibacillus pentosus encodes these proteins:
- the dprA gene encoding DNA-processing protein DprA, with translation MQLRSLLIRLQLAHGIGYAGMVRVLQACRRRQTVVTDPQQLSQIAQLTASRRSRFIADWQAADFQHRLKRHAQVDILTILDADYPPALLEGYQPPLVLFLRGHRELLASRQLAVVGARQATSYAERAVQRLLAPLATDPVTIVSGLAKGADGLAHRAALQFHLPTIAVIGTGLDISYPRQHSELQQQIANVGLVVSEYPLGVGPEPYHFVARNRIIAGLCQTLIVVEAQAHSGSLITANLALQNNRNVLAVPGPIDAPYSVGCNELIVAGAKPVLNSRHIIEEFLPKI, from the coding sequence ATGCAACTACGTAGTTTATTAATTCGGCTTCAACTGGCTCACGGCATCGGTTATGCTGGGATGGTGCGAGTGCTCCAGGCTTGTCGACGACGGCAAACGGTGGTGACCGACCCACAACAGCTCAGTCAGATTGCCCAGCTAACGGCTAGTCGCCGGTCCCGGTTTATCGCGGATTGGCAAGCGGCTGACTTTCAGCACCGCTTAAAACGGCACGCCCAGGTCGATATTTTGACGATTTTGGATGCCGATTATCCACCCGCCTTACTGGAAGGCTACCAACCACCACTCGTGTTATTTTTGCGTGGTCACCGGGAGCTATTAGCGAGTCGCCAATTAGCGGTGGTCGGGGCCCGGCAAGCAACGAGCTATGCTGAACGGGCGGTGCAGCGCTTATTAGCACCATTGGCGACAGACCCGGTGACGATCGTGAGTGGTTTAGCCAAGGGGGCGGATGGATTAGCCCACCGCGCCGCCTTGCAATTCCACTTACCAACGATTGCGGTCATCGGGACGGGATTAGATATTAGTTACCCCCGTCAACACTCGGAATTGCAACAACAAATCGCTAACGTCGGTTTAGTGGTCAGCGAGTACCCCTTAGGCGTTGGTCCGGAACCATACCACTTTGTTGCCCGCAATCGTATAATCGCCGGTCTGTGTCAAACGCTGATTGTGGTGGAAGCTCAGGCCCACTCGGGTAGCTTGATTACTGCCAACTTAGCGTTACAGAACAATCGTAACGTGCTCGCAGTACCTGGACCAATCGACGCGCCGTACTCGGTTGGCTGCAATGAATTGATCGTCGCGGGAGCCAAACCAGTCTTAAATTCGCGACATATAATAGAAGAGTTTTTACCAAAAATTTGA
- a CDS encoding ribonuclease HII, with protein sequence MPERTIAEFKRLLADHPDEDVLTAAQADSRKGVQQAYQRYLRQAEKHAALVTRFNHHMQLERDFWARGGQYVAGIDEVGRGPLAGPVVTAAVVLDNQFDLIEVNDSKQLTAKKRAELMPKILEEAVAVGIGVADAPTIDRLNIYEATRVAMAQAVNNLTVRPTRLLVDAMQVPVPIEQTRLIKGDAKSASISAASIVAKVVRDHLMVMYDQVYPGYDFADNMGYGTAKHLAGLTTYGATPIHRQSFSPVQNASRH encoded by the coding sequence ATGCCTGAACGAACGATTGCGGAATTTAAGCGTTTGTTAGCCGACCATCCGGATGAAGACGTGTTAACGGCCGCGCAAGCTGACAGTCGTAAAGGGGTTCAACAGGCTTATCAACGCTATCTTCGCCAAGCTGAAAAACACGCAGCGTTAGTGACCCGGTTCAATCACCACATGCAACTCGAACGTGATTTTTGGGCACGCGGTGGGCAATACGTCGCTGGCATCGATGAAGTCGGTCGGGGGCCATTAGCCGGACCGGTCGTGACTGCGGCAGTCGTGTTGGATAACCAGTTCGATTTAATTGAAGTCAATGATTCCAAGCAATTGACGGCTAAAAAACGGGCGGAATTGATGCCGAAAATCTTAGAAGAAGCCGTGGCGGTGGGGATTGGTGTCGCGGATGCCCCAACGATCGACCGGCTCAATATTTATGAAGCTACCCGGGTTGCGATGGCCCAAGCGGTCAATAATCTGACTGTCCGTCCAACGCGCCTATTGGTGGATGCGATGCAAGTGCCAGTTCCCATCGAACAGACCCGCTTGATCAAGGGTGATGCCAAGAGTGCCAGCATCTCTGCGGCTAGCATCGTGGCCAAGGTCGTCCGGGACCATTTGATGGTGATGTATGACCAAGTCTATCCCGGCTATGATTTCGCGGATAATATGGGTTATGGGACGGCTAAACACCTCGCTGGGCTAACGACATACGGGGCGACGCCGATTCATCGCCAATCTTTTTCGCCCGTTCAAAACGCCAGCCGTCATTAA
- the ylqF gene encoding ribosome biogenesis GTPase YlqF — MANIQWYPGHMAKAIHQIQDNLHLVDIVFELVDARIPVASRNPEIEKTIQQKPHLLIMTKKDLADPQATADWVKYYEAQGQVAIAVDSRSRTIGKQMTQAATDMLADKLAKIAARGITNRPIRAVCVGIPNVGKSTLLNHIVNKKIAKVGDRPGVTKGQQWLKASKKLELLDTPGILWPKFEDQVVGTKLAVTGAIKENIYPNDDVALFALDFFKQHYADRLVDRYHLTTDQLALPNPELLIAMTKNAGMRDDWERFCVAFLLDIRKGRLGRFTLDLTGDQPDA, encoded by the coding sequence ATGGCAAACATTCAATGGTATCCCGGTCATATGGCTAAGGCGATTCACCAAATTCAAGATAATTTACACTTAGTAGACATCGTCTTTGAATTGGTGGACGCCCGTATTCCAGTGGCCTCACGTAATCCAGAAATCGAAAAAACGATTCAACAAAAACCGCACTTATTGATCATGACCAAGAAGGATTTGGCGGATCCGCAAGCGACGGCCGATTGGGTCAAGTATTATGAAGCGCAAGGCCAAGTCGCGATCGCTGTTGATTCGCGTAGTCGTACGATTGGTAAACAAATGACGCAGGCTGCCACCGACATGTTGGCGGACAAGTTAGCCAAGATTGCCGCACGGGGCATCACCAATCGCCCGATTCGTGCAGTCTGTGTCGGGATTCCGAACGTGGGTAAGTCGACCTTATTAAACCACATCGTCAACAAGAAGATTGCCAAGGTCGGGGACCGTCCCGGGGTGACGAAGGGCCAACAGTGGCTCAAGGCCTCTAAAAAGCTTGAATTACTCGATACGCCCGGTATTTTGTGGCCAAAATTTGAAGACCAAGTTGTCGGTACGAAACTAGCGGTTACGGGCGCCATCAAAGAAAATATTTATCCTAATGATGACGTCGCTCTGTTTGCCTTAGACTTTTTCAAACAACACTACGCTGATCGGTTAGTTGACCGATATCATTTGACGACTGACCAATTGGCGCTACCTAATCCAGAACTACTGATTGCGATGACCAAAAACGCCGGTATGCGCGATGATTGGGAACGGTTCTGCGTCGCCTTTTTACTGGATATTCGCAAGGGGCGTCTCGGGCGTTTTACGTTGGACTTAACGGGGGATCAGCCGGATGCCTGA
- a CDS encoding cobalamin-independent methionine synthase II family protein, translating into MTKTHFQLVGSLLRPASLLSYKNQIEHRDDIQYPFYDAFPGYQAAEAAAVKQVIATEKAHGIDVLTDGEYTKSMWHLDFVWGFSGIRRFIADEGYNFRDHDGSDFETRKDIGIEITAPLSGKHHHFIDIYKQLKAQADDNDVKLTIWSPAHAFVEFGYIDKLYGPDQVYKTVDKLHDGLVKAYKEFLTDYQAAGGQIIQFDDCLWEVFASDNQQNPFGAGNGSLQELADVAVNTNNELVDFGHQLGLKVWTHNCRGNYESRHFAEGSYNTIAKKFLHDQHYDRFFLEWDDDRAGDISALKVLEDRPNVEVVLGLLSSKTNTLDDEDRALRLLTQASQILDKDRLYLSHQCGFASCDSGNELTEAQQWAKIDQGQQIAAKFWD; encoded by the coding sequence ATGACAAAAACACATTTTCAATTGGTCGGTTCACTGTTACGGCCAGCCAGCTTACTGAGTTACAAGAATCAAATCGAACATCGGGATGACATTCAATATCCATTTTATGATGCTTTTCCAGGTTACCAAGCGGCTGAAGCGGCGGCCGTCAAGCAAGTAATCGCAACTGAAAAGGCCCATGGGATCGATGTGCTGACTGACGGGGAATATACCAAATCAATGTGGCATCTGGACTTTGTCTGGGGCTTTAGCGGAATTCGCCGTTTTATCGCGGATGAGGGTTACAATTTCCGTGACCATGACGGTAGTGATTTTGAAACGCGTAAGGATATCGGCATTGAGATCACGGCGCCACTCTCTGGCAAACATCATCATTTTATTGATATTTACAAGCAACTGAAGGCACAGGCGGATGATAATGATGTCAAACTAACCATCTGGAGCCCAGCGCACGCCTTCGTGGAATTCGGATACATCGACAAGCTGTATGGTCCGGACCAAGTCTACAAGACCGTGGATAAGTTGCACGATGGCTTAGTCAAGGCCTACAAGGAATTTCTGACAGATTATCAGGCTGCGGGCGGCCAAATCATTCAATTTGATGACTGCTTGTGGGAAGTGTTTGCCAGTGATAATCAACAGAATCCCTTCGGCGCCGGTAATGGTAGCCTCCAGGAATTGGCGGATGTGGCGGTCAATACCAATAATGAATTGGTCGATTTCGGACATCAACTGGGGTTAAAGGTCTGGACCCATAATTGTCGTGGTAATTACGAAAGTCGCCATTTTGCGGAAGGTAGTTACAACACGATTGCCAAGAAATTCTTACATGATCAACATTACGACCGCTTCTTCCTCGAATGGGATGACGACCGTGCCGGTGACATTTCGGCGCTGAAGGTACTAGAAGACCGGCCCAACGTTGAAGTTGTCTTGGGACTACTATCAAGTAAGACCAACACTTTAGATGACGAAGACCGGGCCCTGCGACTCTTGACGCAGGCCAGCCAGATTTTAGATAAAGACCGGCTCTACTTATCGCACCAGTGTGGTTTCGCCTCCTGCGATTCAGGTAACGAATTGACCGAAGCCCAGCAGTGGGCCAAGATCGACCAGGGACAACAGATTGCGGCGAAGTTCTGGGATTAA
- a CDS encoding LysR family transcriptional regulator, which produces MRIQQLKYLEKIAATGSINEAAKQLFISQPSLSQAMKELEREYQVQLFYRSKTGITLTDAGREFINYSRSVLDQVNLLNEHFGQGTVRKRIFSVSAQHYAFVVHAFVQLVKEIGGDTYQFTLRETETENVLNDVQTLKSELGVIYLNQFNRTVLSRLIAEKDLQFVPLFEAHPHVFVGRDNPLTRKKTLTLADLQDYPYLSYEQGDTSSFYFSEEILSTLPHKKHIRISDRATIFNLMVGLNGYTISSGIISSELNDEKIVAIPLKVDDAMTLGYLRHKKIELSATAQRYLALLKQHIRGYGFDVFDD; this is translated from the coding sequence ATGCGAATCCAACAATTAAAATACTTAGAAAAGATTGCGGCCACTGGCTCGATCAACGAGGCTGCCAAACAGTTATTTATCAGTCAGCCGTCACTCTCGCAAGCGATGAAGGAACTGGAACGGGAATATCAAGTCCAGTTGTTTTATCGTAGCAAGACCGGAATCACGTTAACGGATGCTGGCCGCGAATTTATCAACTATTCGCGCAGCGTACTCGACCAAGTCAACCTACTCAATGAGCATTTTGGTCAGGGGACCGTTCGCAAGCGAATCTTCAGTGTATCGGCCCAGCACTATGCCTTCGTCGTTCACGCCTTTGTCCAACTAGTCAAAGAAATTGGTGGCGATACTTACCAGTTCACCCTGCGCGAAACGGAAACCGAAAACGTGCTCAATGACGTCCAGACGTTGAAGAGCGAACTCGGCGTCATTTACCTCAATCAATTCAACCGGACCGTCCTGAGCCGCCTGATCGCCGAAAAAGACCTACAGTTCGTCCCACTCTTTGAAGCACACCCGCACGTCTTTGTGGGGCGCGACAACCCGCTGACGCGCAAAAAGACGTTGACGCTGGCCGACCTTCAAGATTACCCCTACCTCTCTTATGAGCAGGGCGACACCAGCTCATTTTATTTTTCAGAAGAAATTCTCAGCACCTTGCCGCACAAAAAGCACATCCGCATCAGTGACCGCGCCACGATTTTTAATCTGATGGTCGGCTTAAACGGCTACACCATCAGCTCGGGAATCATTAGTAGCGAACTCAATGACGAAAAAATCGTCGCCATTCCGCTCAAAGTCGACGATGCCATGACGCTGGGCTATCTGCGGCATAAAAAAATCGAATTGAGTGCGACGGCTCAACGCTACTTGGCACTGCTGAAGCAGCATATTCGGGGGTATGGATTCGACGTTTTTGATGATTAG
- a CDS encoding MFS transporter — translation MNRRAIYFVQGALLLSNVMAGIDSTNVNTALPAIIADLHGLRLMAWIVAVFLLGTAVSTLIWSKLGERLGNKRAYQMTTSLFIVGSLLQGLAPNIWFLIIARGIAGLGNGGMISLPYIMYADIFKDPRERMRALGLVSACFSMATIIGPMVGGVIVDVWSWHWIFYLNVPIGILSALLLQIFYQEPKRQHNLQPMDRAGALLMAVGIISLLGGIELIGMVSLWIVAIVIVAALVILGSLTIVERRAVDPVIPGRLFKNSPLVVDFVLFVLIWGAFVAFLTYSPMWAQGLLGTSALIGGATQIPSAFANFGGSESVPRMRRRLTPHQVLTINIIILTLTFVPLMLGGVKLPYWVLLLAGFFEGWGNGACFNELQVKVQVDADQRDIPVATSFSYLIRMLSQTFTTAIFGLIMNQALASGVARSDGKITMAMMNQLSDASRAGRLPANLVPMMRQILHTGLQNIMILAFGLMIAALVLNLWAQRREARRQAEA, via the coding sequence GTGAATCGACGCGCCATTTATTTTGTTCAAGGGGCCCTCTTACTCTCAAACGTGATGGCCGGAATCGATAGTACTAACGTGAATACGGCGTTACCCGCCATTATCGCGGATTTGCACGGGTTGCGATTGATGGCCTGGATCGTGGCCGTCTTCCTGCTTGGAACGGCTGTCTCCACTTTGATTTGGTCGAAGTTGGGCGAGCGGTTAGGGAATAAACGGGCCTACCAGATGACGACTAGCCTGTTTATCGTTGGCTCGTTGTTACAAGGTCTCGCACCTAATATCTGGTTCTTGATTATTGCCCGTGGTATCGCCGGGCTGGGTAACGGTGGGATGATCTCACTGCCATATATTATGTACGCGGATATTTTTAAGGATCCGCGCGAACGGATGCGGGCACTGGGCTTGGTCTCAGCTTGCTTTAGCATGGCAACGATCATTGGGCCAATGGTCGGCGGGGTGATCGTCGATGTTTGGTCCTGGCACTGGATCTTTTATCTAAACGTGCCGATTGGAATCTTATCGGCCTTGCTGTTGCAGATCTTCTATCAGGAACCCAAACGACAACATAACTTGCAGCCGATGGATCGCGCCGGTGCGTTGTTGATGGCAGTCGGCATCATCAGCCTGCTTGGTGGCATCGAATTGATTGGGATGGTCTCACTCTGGATCGTGGCAATCGTCATCGTGGCGGCGCTGGTCATACTTGGCAGTTTAACAATTGTTGAGCGGCGAGCAGTCGATCCGGTCATTCCTGGCCGACTGTTTAAAAACAGCCCCTTAGTGGTCGACTTCGTCTTATTCGTGCTCATTTGGGGTGCGTTCGTGGCCTTTTTGACCTATAGTCCTATGTGGGCGCAGGGCTTGCTTGGAACGTCGGCATTAATTGGGGGTGCCACGCAGATTCCGAGCGCCTTTGCCAATTTTGGCGGCAGTGAGTCGGTACCGCGGATGCGGCGGCGTTTGACCCCGCATCAGGTCTTGACGATTAATATTATTATTTTAACGCTGACCTTCGTCCCATTGATGCTTGGTGGTGTCAAATTACCATACTGGGTCTTGCTTTTGGCTGGTTTTTTCGAAGGTTGGGGCAACGGGGCTTGCTTTAATGAGCTACAAGTTAAAGTGCAAGTTGATGCGGATCAGCGCGATATTCCAGTGGCGACCTCTTTTAGCTATTTAATTCGAATGCTGAGTCAGACCTTTACGACGGCCATCTTTGGTTTAATCATGAACCAAGCCTTAGCTAGTGGTGTCGCCCGTTCCGATGGCAAAATCACCATGGCGATGATGAATCAGCTCAGTGATGCGAGTCGCGCCGGACGGTTGCCTGCCAACCTCGTCCCGATGATGCGCCAGATTCTGCATACCGGACTACAGAATATCATGATTCTAGCGTTTGGACTGATGATTGCCGCCTTAGTCCTGAATCTGTGGGCGCAACGGCGAGAAGCCCGGCGGCAGGCAGAAGCGTGA
- a CDS encoding S41 family peptidase: MSEEPKQTNPHLKKTPRPKRRVGIWTYIISIVVALGIGVGGTYWLIGRQVNAQLSSMQQTSKAMKKIESVYETINQNYYKPVNANKLANGAINGMVNSLGDKFSEYMDKSETESLNDTIDSSFSGIGAQVQKSGNYVQIISPIAGTPAKKAGLKPKDIIKAVNGKSVSGKTLTQAVNMMRGKVGTTVKLTIERSGQTFTVSLKRAKIPVTTVDYKLVGGSKKIGYITVSTFSTNTAKEFKTALKALDKKGAKKLVIDMRGNPGGLMTAALKMASIFLKNGKTIMQVEARDGSTEKYTASKKYDGGFKETKPTTVLIDGGSASAAEIFSAALHQSAGVKLVGSQSYGKGTVQTVTTFSDKTEMKITVAKWLTPNGTWINKKGLTPDVKADEPSYASLTVISKVSDLQADKVNSNVKTFQKYLQALGYFKGTVNGYFGDSTTAAVKQYQKHAKLSATGKVDKQTLTKIETELANKISDNDRAYDAAMKLIEKTN, translated from the coding sequence ATGTCAGAGGAACCCAAACAAACCAATCCGCATTTGAAAAAAACACCGCGGCCCAAACGACGCGTCGGCATATGGACTTACATTATTTCCATCGTCGTTGCGCTCGGGATCGGGGTTGGCGGAACGTACTGGTTGATTGGTCGGCAAGTTAATGCCCAACTCAGCAGTATGCAACAGACTAGTAAGGCAATGAAAAAGATTGAATCGGTCTACGAGACCATCAATCAAAATTATTATAAACCGGTCAATGCCAACAAGTTGGCGAATGGTGCCATCAACGGGATGGTCAATTCTTTAGGAGATAAATTCTCCGAGTACATGGATAAGAGTGAGACCGAGAGCCTGAACGACACCATCGATAGCTCATTTTCTGGGATTGGGGCTCAGGTTCAAAAGTCCGGCAATTATGTTCAAATTATCTCGCCAATTGCCGGTACCCCTGCCAAGAAGGCCGGTTTAAAGCCTAAGGATATCATCAAGGCGGTCAATGGTAAGTCGGTTTCTGGCAAGACATTGACGCAGGCGGTCAACATGATGCGCGGTAAAGTTGGCACGACCGTCAAATTGACGATTGAACGCAGCGGACAGACCTTCACCGTGAGTCTCAAGCGGGCCAAGATTCCGGTGACGACCGTTGACTACAAACTCGTCGGTGGTAGCAAGAAGATCGGCTACATCACCGTCTCGACTTTCTCGACCAATACGGCCAAAGAATTCAAGACTGCATTGAAGGCGCTCGATAAGAAGGGCGCCAAGAAGTTAGTTATCGATATGCGTGGGAACCCCGGTGGTTTGATGACGGCAGCGCTCAAGATGGCCTCTATCTTCCTGAAGAACGGGAAGACTATCATGCAAGTCGAAGCACGGGACGGTTCAACTGAGAAGTACACCGCTTCTAAGAAGTATGACGGTGGCTTTAAGGAGACCAAACCAACGACCGTTTTGATCGACGGTGGGAGTGCCTCGGCTGCAGAAATCTTCTCGGCCGCCTTGCACCAGTCTGCTGGCGTTAAATTAGTTGGTTCACAGTCCTATGGTAAAGGGACGGTCCAAACGGTCACGACCTTTAGCGATAAGACCGAAATGAAGATTACCGTTGCCAAGTGGCTCACGCCGAATGGCACGTGGATCAACAAGAAGGGCTTGACGCCGGATGTCAAAGCGGATGAACCAAGTTATGCTAGTTTGACGGTCATCAGTAAAGTGAGTGACTTGCAAGCAGATAAGGTCAACAGTAACGTCAAGACGTTCCAGAAGTACTTGCAAGCGTTAGGTTACTTCAAGGGAACGGTCAACGGTTACTTCGGTGATTCCACCACGGCAGCTGTCAAACAATATCAGAAGCACGCAAAGTTGAGTGCCACTGGTAAAGTTGACAAGCAGACGTTGACGAAGATTGAAACTGAATTAGCAAATAAAATCAGCGACAACGACCGCGCCTATGATGCGGCCATGAAGTTGATCGAAAAAACGAATTAA
- a CDS encoding YozE family protein: MHKTFYTFLMTQRNPDSTDAIAEFANNAFLDQSFPKQSKDFHEVSQYLELNAGYLPSMTIFDDAWQAYLASEA, from the coding sequence ATGCACAAAACATTTTATACGTTTTTGATGACCCAACGGAACCCTGATAGTACCGATGCGATTGCTGAATTTGCGAACAATGCGTTTCTGGATCAGTCGTTTCCGAAGCAGAGCAAGGATTTTCATGAGGTCTCTCAATATTTAGAATTGAACGCGGGTTACCTGCCTTCAATGACGATATTTGATGACGCGTGGCAAGCCTATCTCGCAAGTGAAGCATAA
- a CDS encoding YpmS family protein, with product MREAQHTKTTSPKPPKSTGPVNIWKWVAIVLIALIIGTGAYVGTQVFRSPSESTSLTTSRNDAASVPITMNRKQLNALASYYLADLQKGQDMKYRFVVRSTGAYLLGTTKVLGQDVSFVITMKPSVIDDGNISLKATNLSVGTMSLPISFVINYINNNYKTPKWVKLNAKSKTIDLYLNKLVGKHDVRYSVDKLDLKNDQFKFEMHIPKTSD from the coding sequence ATGCGGGAAGCACAACACACCAAAACGACGAGTCCGAAGCCGCCCAAGTCGACGGGGCCCGTCAATATTTGGAAATGGGTCGCAATCGTGTTGATTGCCTTAATTATTGGGACCGGCGCTTACGTTGGAACGCAAGTGTTTCGGTCACCAAGTGAAAGTACCAGTTTGACCACCAGCCGTAATGACGCCGCTAGTGTACCAATCACCATGAATCGCAAGCAATTGAACGCCTTAGCGAGCTACTATCTAGCCGACTTACAAAAGGGTCAAGACATGAAGTATCGCTTCGTCGTCCGGTCCACGGGTGCCTACCTGTTAGGGACGACCAAAGTATTAGGTCAGGATGTTTCGTTTGTGATTACCATGAAGCCAAGCGTGATCGATGATGGTAATATTTCACTGAAGGCCACGAACTTATCGGTCGGCACAATGTCGTTGCCAATCAGCTTCGTTATTAATTACATCAATAATAATTACAAAACGCCTAAGTGGGTCAAGTTGAATGCCAAGAGTAAGACGATCGACCTGTATTTGAATAAACTGGTCGGTAAACACGATGTTCGTTATAGTGTTGATAAGCTTGATTTGAAGAACGATCAGTTCAAGTTTGAAATGCACATTCCAAAAACTAGTGATTAA
- a CDS encoding SGNH/GDSL hydrolase family protein translates to MSKIKETIKVVLVVAVLAVAVFFGVNYLMHPHDEATTTKPTTTKKATQKTTPHKSSINLVAVGDSLTEGVGDESEGGYVGQIKQTLAKKQDLTVKTTNAGKSGDRSDQILARINKSKALQQKIAKADVLTVTVGGNDLLQTLEGSITSNNTAKNNATVAKAQTLYATKLTKLFNKLQSLNGSASIFVFSIYNPIYVNFPNVTSITHYISQWNDQTQTTVSQYKHTYFMDINWTMSHGQYKTAAQIRKLKQAASATTLTSLTSAKAINGALATENKTNDLISTSDNFHPNKRGYRVFTSKLYQTMMTHDAWLLKK, encoded by the coding sequence ATGTCCAAAATTAAAGAAACCATCAAAGTCGTACTGGTGGTTGCAGTCCTCGCGGTGGCCGTCTTTTTCGGCGTCAACTACTTGATGCATCCGCACGACGAGGCCACTACGACCAAGCCCACGACGACTAAAAAGGCCACGCAAAAAACGACCCCGCACAAGAGCAGTATCAACCTCGTTGCAGTCGGGGATTCATTGACAGAAGGGGTCGGTGATGAATCCGAAGGCGGCTATGTCGGTCAGATCAAGCAGACGTTAGCCAAGAAACAAGATTTGACGGTCAAAACGACCAATGCCGGTAAATCCGGTGACCGCAGTGACCAGATTTTGGCGCGAATCAATAAGTCTAAAGCGTTGCAACAAAAAATTGCTAAGGCCGACGTTTTAACAGTGACGGTCGGTGGTAATGACTTGTTGCAGACGTTGGAAGGATCGATCACGTCGAATAATACGGCCAAGAACAATGCCACGGTCGCCAAGGCGCAGACCTTGTATGCCACGAAGCTGACGAAACTGTTTAATAAATTACAAAGTTTGAATGGATCAGCGTCGATTTTTGTCTTTAGCATCTATAATCCAATTTATGTGAACTTCCCGAATGTGACGTCGATCACCCACTATATCAGTCAGTGGAACGATCAGACGCAGACGACGGTCAGTCAATATAAGCATACTTATTTTATGGATATTAATTGGACGATGTCACATGGTCAGTACAAGACGGCCGCGCAAATTCGTAAGTTGAAGCAAGCAGCCAGTGCGACAACGTTGACGAGTCTCACGAGTGCAAAGGCCATCAACGGCGCGTTGGCGACGGAGAATAAGACCAATGACCTGATTTCGACGAGTGACAATTTCCATCCGAATAAACGGGGTTATCGGGTCTTCACGTCGAAGCTGTACCAGACGATGATGACGCACGATGCCTGGTTACTTAAAAAATAA
- a CDS encoding DegV family protein, translating into MTKIKIVTDSSANLTDAEVKKYDITVIPLTVMIDGTIYVEDETITREEFISKMATAKSLPKTSQPALGTFIETFDKLGADGSSVICINMLEAISGTVHTAEQAASITKTDVTVIDARTTDRALAFQVIAAAKLAQDGADKQTVIDQIHATQAHTKLFMGVMTLNNLVAGGRISRLTGAISTLLNVKIALEVDDGTLDVKMKGRGVKAINKFFDKVLEDIIATPNVVEVAISHVGATERVEEYKARLQAALPSLRVSVQPTVPIIATHGGPGAFAVEYHTQAPA; encoded by the coding sequence ATGACGAAAATCAAGATTGTGACCGATTCTTCGGCAAATTTGACGGATGCCGAGGTAAAAAAATACGATATTACCGTGATTCCGTTAACTGTCATGATCGATGGCACTATTTACGTGGAAGATGAAACCATCACACGTGAGGAATTTATTAGCAAAATGGCAACGGCCAAGTCCTTGCCTAAGACGAGTCAGCCCGCGCTGGGAACGTTTATTGAAACTTTTGACAAGTTAGGTGCGGATGGCTCAAGCGTGATTTGCATCAACATGCTCGAAGCGATTTCAGGAACGGTTCACACCGCAGAACAGGCCGCATCGATTACCAAGACCGATGTAACGGTGATTGATGCGCGCACCACGGACCGGGCGTTGGCCTTTCAAGTGATTGCTGCAGCCAAGTTGGCCCAGGATGGTGCTGACAAGCAGACGGTGATTGATCAAATCCACGCCACTCAGGCCCACACCAAGTTATTTATGGGTGTGATGACGCTCAATAACTTAGTTGCCGGTGGCCGTATCAGTCGTTTGACCGGGGCAATCAGTACGTTACTGAACGTGAAAATTGCGCTCGAAGTTGACGATGGCACTTTAGATGTGAAGATGAAGGGCCGTGGCGTCAAAGCGATTAATAAGTTTTTTGATAAAGTTCTTGAAGATATTATTGCGACACCGAACGTGGTGGAAGTCGCAATCTCACACGTTGGTGCGACGGAACGCGTTGAAGAATATAAGGCGCGCTTGCAAGCCGCTTTACCAAGCTTACGGGTCAGCGTTCAACCAACAGTACCGATCATCGCAACCCATGGTGGTCCGGGCGCTTTTGCGGTGGAATATCATACCCAGGCACCAGCTTAA
- a CDS encoding dihydrofolate reductase encodes MIALIWAEDQNGLIGKQGQLPWHLPADMHRFKTLTTGHHVVMGRKTFMGFKRPLPHRTNWVLSQQSDLALPAGVQQLTDLAALKDLAAKNPDELIFVIGGAVVFQAVLPIADYLYRTRINARFDGDTWMPAIDYSQWQLVTKQVGTVDDKNRYPYEFDDFRRR; translated from the coding sequence ATGATTGCTTTGATCTGGGCGGAGGACCAAAATGGCCTGATTGGCAAGCAGGGCCAGTTACCTTGGCACCTGCCAGCGGACATGCACCGTTTTAAAACGTTGACGACAGGACACCACGTGGTGATGGGACGCAAAACTTTTATGGGATTCAAACGCCCGTTGCCACACCGGACAAACTGGGTCCTGTCGCAACAGTCGGACCTCGCATTGCCGGCGGGGGTGCAACAACTGACTGATTTGGCGGCCTTAAAGGACCTGGCCGCCAAAAATCCGGATGAACTGATTTTCGTCATTGGGGGCGCGGTGGTCTTTCAGGCCGTGCTGCCAATTGCGGACTATCTCTATCGGACGCGTATCAACGCGCGTTTTGACGGTGACACTTGGATGCCTGCGATCGACTATTCGCAGTGGCAACTCGTCACTAAGCAGGTTGGAACGGTGGACGACAAAAACCGTTATCCGTATGAATTTGACGATTTTCGCCGCCGTTAA